The Tripterygium wilfordii isolate XIE 37 chromosome 1, ASM1340144v1, whole genome shotgun sequence sequence gcttcgtttctcatgattccgatcacttttgaagagtatggtatgatttcctaccctctatcctattgtgttatgctttgttgttcatacatgctagatggactttaggaagggaagggtagatgcttttgggattcactaccaatttcaacgttaatttcttattcttgttcgaacgtgcaagtgtagagtaggtttcttgatttcttttgtgaagtcgaagcatgtgattgagtaggatgactatgatcaatctttcttgggatgattgggacctagtttgatatcaaaactgtgattaagtgggcatcttggcattgaagcatatgtatgactacgtttttggatcattttgtctggaaaactaccttttatcccttctcaatcttttgagccattcttccttgatatacattgggttttgggtgatgctattcattgatattcatttgacatcttatgtacgtgttcttcaatagctttgcatccattacatttgattactgagaagtgtgatttttgtattctgccacttgcctgtgaacttaggattgaatgattcattaggttgagagatttgagcttagcctattcctttgtgagtgattataagcctaaatttctttaagcctttttatttcacttacaagccttgtgtgcaccacttccttaaatacttcccacttttggttgcaaggttgagtaggagcttgaaaaaaaaaaaaaaaaaaaaaaaaaagaagtttgtagtgatattaccctttcttatgttgaaaaaaaaaaaaatttgagggttgttgttcaaatgttATTCAttttcgagaaaaaaaaaaagtgcatagaaaaaaatcaaaaagaggtgtatgcaataaagttaatcctttgtgtgtaaaggatgagaagtgtttgaatttgtggtgcaatggaaggggtgacaaaatgagaatttagctcacatgtttgaacttaaccttgcaacttgttacctagtccaaattcttcctaccttgtcccttagccacattacaaaccatttaaccttttgatgaatttgattcaaggtaagcaagtgagttggcggatgcattaattgctcttgtaggtgatttctttctcaaagctatgcccatccaaattatcttttataaacacatacatttaatccaattgtgtaagtcatttacttagcacaatgtttttatatttttgtgtacatttgggattggggatttatgaacaccaaaaggttccgtaacaaggttttacttgtgtgaatgtgttgagttgtcttgcttgattgcacatatattttacatattataaaatgttcttagtcatctttgaggggattgagattggttgtctaaagattttgcatgttttcgactagcgggggaattgggggattagctctatttcttgcatgtgagaacttaagaatcatttatggtgctttcaaagtaatagtggatcccttggcaagtgtttgtgggtatcgctctgataagccctcacgagactacaactcgtccactagggtgacctaggggtttaaaggcttgttgcatatgctaaatgcaaccgtgatgcctacgtcagtgagttaggattttatttttagaagtgtttgcattgctagggactagcaacgtctaagttggggggtgtgaccggacctctattttgaggtcctaatactatctaattaggaggttctagtgcttatagtaattcatttgtgtttaaataaagtaattttacccttatacatgtttcccgttggttctgcaggaaatcgggcttaaatgactgaattgggcaagttggagcactttttgggcactttttgctgtgaggtgtcgggacttagattatgaagacattcttgaagactacaagctccaacggtacactaatctatggccgagattgaattgttttgaattatgaatggattagattacaacaagacttgaagggttaagatgatcatttaaaggtgaatccaatggttgtgcataagacaacattcttgcttgcaatttttgacttaaaagaagatcttacttgatttttggagtcaaagatggctgcaagttgctacacatttaaaaggaaattgttggagataccaatgccaagatttggtgcaagtttgatcaaatggtcaaagatgacaaaattgttggagataccaaggtcaagatttggtgcaagtttaatcaaatggtcaaagatggctgcaagtgcacatgccaagatttgcacatgtaattgaaggtcgagatttgaagatggaaaaagatccaatggtggaaatcacaagagcttggaatcagaccttgttcggacaaagttggaggcatgaagcatccggacacccgtccggacacctacggcgaatctgcaattttctgcaccgaaatttcaagggcatttggggtaaatcatgtatgtaaccaatgggaaacgattttataagggtagttaggtattttctattgtaaaaagagaagaaaaccccaagatttggttggcttccacacaattcatctcctccaacttcttgcctccattgtttctctctatttctctctctaagtttttcttggtttcttgtgatttcgtgtgtagacattgattttcatctataaaattgatgtttatgtccattatgatgagtggctaagttctctttctagtttctagtcccaaacggtgggtgctcggtttcgattacttaaggtatgctcaaagaatcgtagcttcgatttctctcttttaatttcgtgatagttgtgtgattggatctatgggaatgacatatttgcttgtattcttggattgtctagtctagggattgcatctaatgtgttcgattgagaattgttaaacccattgcatgatttccttaattaattgagtttttcattgcatagctattaattatgtgtattgatgatggggttttgggttaaattaggaatgtgcatgggagagttatggttaattgatctttgagtgtgaaactagggtgttagccaagccaagccccaagggggaatattaattcataatattaggtgtttatccctttgcgttcatcgtagattaagagacccgatggcctacatgtatgaattgaagtcttataacccaattctctttgcatatgcatgattgatagtatcacacaatgcattgtgtatgattgtgtgtgtttgcaatgataccttgagtatgagaaccgagtagccaccgggacggactagagactaggtttttaattaattgttttaaatccaatttgtgcttactttgattacaaaatcgctcatgctaccgagtcattcggcccatttcttttacttgttttaatttgatattcattgtgtttattagtgttagctagtcatttgcatatcattcacttcaaatttgcattgcttcctcgtggatcgatactggactcaccggtttattacttgacgataccctacacttggggtaagtacacacacacactttggtgtcggtcaggcAGCCAGCCAGCCACCCCTTGCAAATACAGAATTCAATGGTCCACTGCCACCTCGATCTCAAAACACCTAGTCTTATTTTGGTCCCAAAAGATACGCTTATTTTCAACTCAGTTAATATTGTTTCAAATTTCTAACATGGTCACTCACTCACCGGAATAATCCATGTGGCACCGTGCACGTGGCACCGAAGTGACGACgtggcattttttattttttaatgtggATACAgtatttttcaatttaatcactttcttttaaaaattttcaatatgatctctcagaattgaaaaaaaaaattcaattcaatCTAACATATATGAATGGTTCTCTCCAACAGTAGAGTTTATGTAGTCTATAACAGTTTCTGTAATCTCCCTCCTACTGTTAAAGGTCTGCTCCAGATAGATAGGTTGGGGATTCCAGCTTTTTGTATCAGAAAATAGACTTCTTGTGAGTTTTATACTTTCTGTGTGGTTGGTTGTGTTtttgttgtgtgttttttttttattatcgagGTCAAATTCATGCCCCCCTCGTTTCTTGTAAACCAATGAAAATAtactttttctcttccttgattaataaaattttcggcccttttctcaaaacaaagaaaaaaaaaatggttctcTCCAAAATGAACATGAAAAGGTACCATTAACATATATGATTTATTCTCTCCAAAATGAATATGAAAAGGTACAGCCTTTTGGATTCATAAGGTAGCCATGTGTAGGCATACCAAAAAGACTTAATAATCTTTAACCTGACACAATTCAATCCAAAAGCTACGCAATCTCACATGTTCCAAAAAGACATTTTTTAAGTCAACAACCTGACAAAATAAGAGACATTATATATTCTTCATGGCATTTTTTTTGTCATGCTCCACTTGGACCACCTTGGTTGTTGGACTCTTGAGTCATCACCATCATTTGCAATTATGCAATTCATCAACTACTTCAGCTTCATATGCACCATCAAATTAAGACAAGTCATCATCATGTGATATTTCACTGTGATTGTTTTGAAGTTGTtgtggattatatatatatatatatatatatgcatctcACTATGTTCCTTAACAACTTGTAACATCCTACGGAGATGTCTTTCTTCATTGAGTATCATTATACCACTGTGAAGGTCCTTGCATTGCATGGCATTTGATAAAAAACAGTAACTCAAATTGAAGCATATATCCAACTTCTTTTAAACAACTAACAATACAATCCAATGTCAAAAGTTCTGGATTACAATCATCCCATTGTTTGACATATTACGTCTCATATCTTGATTCTATTTGATAAGCCTACTGTTCCCTTCCTCTGCATTCACGCATAATCTACTATCATGGAAAACCATTCCATCCTAGAAGCAAATCTTGAGAATTGAATTTCAGTTCTTGAGACAAAAGTTGCAAAATTGTCTGTAGCAATGGACagattttagatttttgttCATGGCAAGTTTGTAAACTTGTCGACAACAATCGGTTCCATTATTGATTCCAAATTGACTGCTGAAGTGGAAAAACTAAGCCAAGATTTAGGGCTTTTATTTCCTggttttatcaacgaaaaaggcAACTATTGTGATGAAGCCTCTGCATTGTCGGTTGTGACGATTTCCAGAGATGTCGACAACACCGTTGTGGTCGATGTAGAGCTGCCGCAACAAGCAGTGAAGATAAATCAATCTGAAAGTGTAACTGATGAAGTAGCATATTGGTATTCGCCAGAATCAACAAAATATTGAAGCattaaatctggtattcgtgtgtcgaatcaacggGTCCAAGTAGATGTTCTTTCCAGCACGCCATGCTGCATCATAgtcacaaattcaatcaatAGGAATAGTTTAAATCTACACAAATTTATCCTGCAAGCGCATATATCAATTCTACTATGGGAGTGTAAGTACAGGTTTGTTCCCTAAAGATTGTAATTAAAAGACCAattaaacaacaacaaaaagaaaataaagttcCGCACAATTGGTTGTTGAGTGATTCGATTCAAGAAATTAagcaattaaaataaaattttggaaATGTCGGATTTATCAAACACTGGAGAAGAATACCAAGGATTTGGATTCAACCATTAATCTGTTTAACTATGTAATAAAAACCAAATGAATAAGTGTCAAGTCAATTACAAAGATTTCGTACCTAAGTTGGTTTATAGCACACTTAAGTCAAATTTCCCTAAACTCGATTACTACTGTTTCTATATGTAATTTATCCATCCTATTGGTAAAAATTAAACACTAAGAATTAATTAAGTTTTGTGGAAATAAGAATCATACGAACACATAACCTAATCAAAGAATCATGTAAATTTACAATTCAAGGTTTCAAGAAGCATTGAATCATACGACATGTTATTGTCTATATGACTCCACCAAATAATTATAGGCAATCCCTATGGTTGTCGATCATAGAAGAATTCTCTATGTCCAACAGTGCTCTCTTTCTCCCTTGGGAATTGTGTGTCTTAAAGCTGCCAAGTATGCACTTTTATATAATAGCCAAAGTTTCCTTCAATTCATGCCCTACAAAATAAATTCCAATTCCTTCTATGATTCCTCCTTCTCTCCACTTTTGACTTGTATTTCCAACCTCTTGTTGAACCACATGTGAAATTTCCTTCTTTGTTATTCTCGGTCGGGCCCCACGCTCTTTGTTTGATTCACTCCAAGTCTTCATGTCTCCTCTTTCTTACGTTTCAGCAGTATCTTtctatttgtctcttttttttttttttttttttccctcaaaagCTTCCCTCAACTTTTGATTTCCTGCCCTTTTTTTAGCTGCTCCCGTCTCACTTCCTTTTGTGCCCTCTTTTAGGTCAAGCCTTGTATTAAGAGAATGACAGTTTTGTCCCTAAATTGGGATGGGCGAAGCTGACTTCATTGGTCCTTCAATGGGCCGAAATACAAATAAGAAGCTGGAAATCTGCACTAGAACATATTTTTCAGCTAACTTCCCACACCTGTAACTTTCTCATCCGTGGTTTTGATATCCACGTAAAGCTTGAGAAGTCTAGTTTCTATTGCCACTGAAATTGCTTCAATCAGAGTTCTATAGCAATAGCCACGGTCATTTGACCCAGAAATATGGAACATTAACATTGAGTATGAGTGTGTTGAGTTTGTTAAAGAGAAAGGTGAACATTTCTGAGCCATATGACCAAAACCTTTACATTCAAGCATAAATTGAAGAAGTGTCTTTACCTTTCTTTTTTACTATGTTAGTACTTCCTCTTCGTGGACCCAATTAGGCATGACCCAAAACACCGCAAATTGTAGTgcacataaaaaatttaatagaaCTAGGGATAATCAATTAAAAGtcgaaattatatatatgtacacgtCATATGTCCGTGTATATTCAATCAAATGTTTGACTAGTAGTCTAGTCCACAATATTCAATCATAAGGATAAAATAGTTTTTTTACTATTACCGTCACCAAATGTGGTGACCGAAATATGTAATCACTAAATGTTTAACTAGTACATAATATTCTAACTGCTAttacaattcacatctaatggtggaaaaaaaaaatcatacaagtttaaaaaattaaaaaacaaaaatgtgatatgaCATACctcttaaattattaaattcaaattatatgctttacaattttaaacggATTGTGGAGCACCCAAATCCACCAAATACCCCCTTTGTGTCATTAAAAAAGACTCCTACACTAGAAGGGAGTTGCTAAGAAATCAATGTTAACTGTCAAGTCCCTATGAATCCCTAAAGCTAGCTTATGCCAAACATGCCGTCAACATGTGTTAAACTGTCAAACTTGATAGGTGTCAGGTGTGTACGTAAAGCCTCAAAATTTATATTGTTAATCTAGAGGGTTTTTTGGGTAGTGGCATTTTGACATCTTTTAAATACTTGAATGGcatccttttcatttttttttaccaaaatgacaTTTGACGTTATTGAGGATAGCGTCATTAACGATGATACTGCTAGTGATAATGTCGTTATCTTTAAAGTTTTATAAAACACAATGACGTTGTTTCACACAGcgtccttaaatttttttaaatgataatAAATTTTCTTTAGAAAAATAATGTTCTTCACCAAATTTCCTAACAAGACGAACCCTGCATCAACTCGAATCAAAATTAGATCGTGGCGTGCATCAACTTGAAGCAAAATCTAGAGTAGCTTAGTTTGAGTTAAATGATTGTAAACTCTCTCACTCTCCCCTTATCtatgaatttaaattttttctctaaaagaaaacccaaatttcatattctctctactgTCAATAAAGAACAACGAATTGAAGGTTTGGATTTGGGACCATCTCCCCCACAATTGGTCCTCCTTCATCGAAAACTTGTGGGCTGCCATGGTCCATCTCTCCCGACGATGGCCAAGACAACGAAACACCAAACAAGTCGCCATTTTCGAGTCTACAGAGACACTCCATTAAGATCAAAGGGTAGGTGGAGATCCACCAAGTGATGGGTGAAATGTGGCGCAGGAAGATTTCGTCAGATCCGAGGTGATTTAGGTTCGCCGGAGATGAAAGAGTCGATCTATAGCTTCAACGaattatttttatgatttttttgataaaaatccAAAATGTGAATGATGCAGTATGAGATAGCATCATTAGGCAAAACAAATTTCAATTCGCAACGACGTTGTGTGCAACAACGTGATTAGTGTTGTTAAAAATATTAGTTAGTAACGTTGTTTTAAACAGCGTCATAAGTGTGTGTTGTTTTTATAATGACGCTGTTTCAAACAGGGTCAAATGTCATATtgttaaatatttattaagGAAGCTTATTAattgtggtatttaaaattGTGTAGAAGACCCACAAAAAGAACTCATTAATTTATCAAAGGCGAATATGCTGCCCGACCTTTTTACTTGGATTAGGTGAAGAAATGTAGGCAGATTCTACCCTGCAATTAATATGTAAGCGAAAGGGCCGCCGCAAATTGATTATCCCTAGTTCCATTAAATTTGTTGTCAATTGACAGGTGGAGTATTTTTACTCTATCATTGTCACACTACCATATTCTCTAAAATTTGGTGGGCTTTTTTCGTGTCAAAAACCTACCATTGTGGGCATATAACACTTCAAATATAGATAAAGTGGATTTTGGAGCGCTCCAAAAACACACCACTGTGAATACTTATAACGGTAGGTAGTGGTGAACCCAGTaaatttttttcagttttttatgTAATGGATTTATGAGTATAGACGGCAAACATATTAATAATAGTCTACAATAATTAGAAAATACATTGTAATCTATCATAATTGTTCTATATGAGTTTTCATATTCTTAAAACACGATATTACAACATCATTGGAATAGTTAGAAGCAATTGTTTTTCTATATAACATACAAGACAATCTTTGAAAAAATGATCACCTATTTGATTGCATAAATCTATATGGACAATATTTCTATTCCAAAAACTACCTTTCAACACTTGTTATAGTTATAGTAAAAATTAGTCACATGGTTCAccacaaataaattaataacactTTATGTAGCTTTATAACCATTAACCACAACTAAATTACCTATATCTAACTTTTTTGTAACTTTTTTGGAAGTTCTTTGCTAAAGAAGAAAAATCGAGGTTTCAGAATTCAAACTTTCAAGTCTACATGATCTGATGGTCCACTTTATATGCACCCTTTTCGActtaaactttttttaaaaatgagaaAGATGGAATGTAATTCACCAAAAACCACTAAGAAACAAAACCATTCACCAAAACCATTCAATGCCACAGCACCGCGAGCCTCATTCCCGGCTGTCGCATCCCCCACTTGAGAAGGAACACCCTTACTAGCAGttccaccaccaccatgtcATCCGTCATCGCCGCCCTCACCCACTCATCTTTAGCCATGACCATAATATGGAATTCAGCAACGGAGATGCAGCGATGGAATATGTATAGAGACACTGGTAAGTATTGTGAAATGAGAGAAAAGGTcattgagaaagagagaggggagAACTGAGAATGGTTTGAGTGCGTTCAAAAAGTGCAAATAGGGGGACCATCGATCTGGCGAGCAAGATCTCACGGTGCAGAAACTGAACAGGTATGCACCTGCCCCCCAAATCCAAAGACTTGGGACTCCTACAGGGGAAGAGCAgaagagtgttttttttttttttgataaatcagtcCATTTTAtcaaagcaaaataaaataactgGAGAAGATAATGGGGGAAGTAAAGAAATACCCCCACCCTCATACCACCCAACTAGCAGCTAAGAGCAAAGCCCCTAAAACAACAGCATGAAACAGGGACCGATCCAAGAGAAGACCCATAATACAGGTAATCGGCAGCAGACCAGAAAGCACACTTTTAAAACAACAAGAACTAGTATCATATTCTAGTCTTTTCCTAGTAGCACTCGCAGCAATTCCTTCTCTTTTGCAGCTACCTCCCGATCAAAGTTCTCTCCCATTAGCTCTTGTACCGACTCCTCACTATCAATATCAATGTCGGTGTTGTTGAGACAGAACGAGGCAGCAGTGAACTCGGCCACGTATGCGGGAGTGGAGCTCAGCTTTGCTCTCTTTCGACCCATCATTCTACAATAGCttttaatttggtcatctgTTCTTCCTGGAAGCATCCTTGCAATCATTGACCACCTGCCAGAAACGGAAGTAACAATTGGAGTTAAGTGGATTGAAGCATAGTAACAATTGGATTTCATAAGAAGAAAGTTTAATAACACAATTGATCAATAACTTGTTTCCCAGTTCCACGTGGAGTCTCATGATAGTTTCACATTCTTCCTTCGTTAACTCCCTAGGATTGACTTTCGGACTAAGGTGATTCATCCATCGCATTCTGCAGCTATTTGCAGACCTTTGAAGACCTGGTTGAAGAGTACGTTAGAAGAATTAAGAGAAACATGGAAGACTTTGACAGTAAGAGAGAAGCAAAAGAACACGTTAGGCATGGTTCATGACAATACAGAGCATCCGCCACTGTGAACAAGAGAGATGCTATTGAAACAACGTCAATGGGTTTTGTTTTCTGGGTTGTGGTGATGGTGTCTTAGGCCTGTAGAGATGTGGGAAGAGTTGCTGGTTAAGATGGGTAAATTACATGAGGCCCGACATCAAGCATGGAGAGTTCT is a genomic window containing:
- the LOC119996218 gene encoding transcription factor MYB101-like: MNHLSPKVNPRELTKEECETIMRLHVELGNKWSMIARMLPGRTDDQIKSYCRMMGRKRAKLSSTPAYVAEFTAASFCLNNTDIDIDSEESVQELMGENFDRECAFWSAADYLYYGSSLGSVPVSCLSLYIFHRCISVAEFHIMVMAKDEWVRAAMTDDMVVVELLVRVFLLKWGMRQPGMRLAVLWH